The DNA window TTTCGGTCACGTCGCCGTCACCCGTCAATCGAATGCCGAAAGTGCGAGGAATACCGCGATCGTTTCGGCCGTAACAAATGACGGCCTGGTCGCCAACCACGACTGGCGACGCGACCGCAGGCCACAGTTCCTGTTGTTCGGGGTTGAAGTTGCCACAACTCCAAACCAACTTGCCGTCGGCTGCTTCGTGGATTGTCACATGCTCGCCGCCCCATACCAACAACGATTCTCTGCCGTCATGCTGGATCACCAAGGGCGTCGTATAGCCGTGGTCGCACTCCTTCGGCACGTCAAAGTCTCGAGCCACTTTCCACGCAATATCGCCGGTCGTTTTGTCAAACGCGGCAAGCCACGACTCGCCATGGTGCATGCGTGCCATGATAACGTGCTTCGTGGTCAACACCGGCGAGGTGCCGTGGTCCCAAAACAATGTGTCTTTGCCGAAACGCTCGACAAGATCTGTCTTCCAACGAACGGAACCGTCGGTTTCGACTGCCGCGAACGTGCCACTCTTGAAGTAAACGAATACGGCTTCGCCATCGGTCACCGGCGACGCGTTGCTGCCCGATCCGTTGCGGTGTTTGCCTGCGTTCTCGACGCCAAACGTTGTCGTCCAACGCAAGTTGCCATCCCAGTCGTATGCCAAGAGTGCGTCCCTACCCTCAACGGGCGCGGTCACGTAAATGACTTGCTTGTGAATGATGGGCGTCGAGCAACCTTTGCCGGGCAAGTCGGCAATCCAACGCGTGTTTGCATCGCTGAAGTCCGCCGGCACGCGGCCGGATTCGGTTGCACCATTACCATGCGGGCCGCGCCAGTTTGGCCAGTCTGCGTCAGCTTCCCTGGAAGCCAGCGCAAGTGAGACGGTCGTGACAAGCAAGAATGTTGAGATTCGAATCGACATATTTTTATTGCAGACGAGGAGATTTACGACGGCGAGGAACTCGCATTGATCCGAATGGTCCAACACGACGACTGCCCGCGTAACGGGAAAGATGCTTATGGAGTCCGTCACCGATGCGTGAAACGTCGATGCACATTGTCGATGACCGTTGTGCCCCCGACAATCCCTACAACGCTTGCGATCGTATCGCGAATAAGTTTTCAAAACGGGACAACGTCAGCCTGCAATCCGAACCCGACATAGGTTACTCAGTGAGGCGGTTTGTATGATCGGATGCCGCCGGAATCATTCCAACCTGAGGAAAACACGATGAAAATTGTAGTGGCGTTAGTACTTCTTTTCGTTGGATCGATGGTTGGGATCTACTACGCTTCCAACTACGTCATGGGAGGTGTCGAATCGGGACTTCCAGGTGGCGGAAACAACCTGTACGCGGACTACCATGACGGAAACATGTTTGCCGACTTCTTCAGCGGGACGGGATCTTCGGCCGGGAGTGTCACAACCGGCGCGACGGCCAGCGCCTCGATGGGCGAAGTGAGTTCGAATCCGTTCATCGAGTGACGCAGTCGCTTGCGGGTCGCGCTGGTAAGGATCGAGCGGGAAATAAATGTACGATGGGCATTCTTGCCCGTCGCAACATCTCGGGCAAAAGTGCACGAGTTACGACAGTTATTTTCCGCTCAATCCTAAAATCGCCAAGGAGGTGCTGACCAGCTAGGATCGATTCTATTTTGTAAGCTCGGCCAGGTAACGTTTCGCCTCAGGAGTGGTTTCGATATTCCAAAACTCGAAAAATCCGGATAGATCTCGGATGATTTTGTCGCTGCCGACTTCGGCCCGTGGCGCGGCCGACCCAGAAACAAATTCGTGCCATTCTTTGATGTGGGTTTCCACGTGGCAATGAACGGCCAAGACGTCGAAGTCAGTGTACTGTTCTGCGATATCCGCGGATTCAGCTCGGTGACCGAAAGACTCGGCCCCCAGAAAGCCATCGCGTGGATCAACGACGTGATGAGCGAATTGAGTCAGTGTGTGATCAACAGTGACGGTGTGTTGGTCGACTACGTCGGCGATGAGTTGTTGGCGATGTGGGGAGCCCCCGGCGAGCAGCGGGATCACGCTACCCGCGCGGTGGCAACGGTGCAAGAAATGTTGTCCGCGATCGAGGTGTTACGGAAACGTTGGGAAGGCGTTTTGCCCGATCGGTTCGGCGCCGGAATCGGAGTCAACACCGGCATGGCCCGCGTCGGCAACGTCGGGTCTCGCCAGAAGTTCAAATATGGCCCCCTCGGAAATGCGATCAACGTGGGATCGCGTTTGCAGTCCGCGACCAAACAATTCGGCGTGAACTGTTTGATCAGCGGCGCATCGGCGACCGCCGCGGACTGTTTGCTTACAAGTCGTCGCTTGGCAAAGCTGACCGTCGTCGGAATTGCCGAACCGGTCGATGTTTACCAGGTCGTTGTCAATCCGGGTAAAGCTTGGAATGATCTTGCAAAGGGGTATGAGGAAGCGTTGGCCGAATTCGAGAACGCACGCTTCGTGAATGCGGCTCAGCAACTGGGCAACTTGATGTCGATGTTTCCTGGTGACCGACCGTGTCGCATGCTGCTTTCCCGAACGCTTGATGCGATGGACAATCCCGACGACAACTTCACAAGCGTCTTGAAGTTGAGTAACAAGTAGACGATACCGTCAATCGCATCGATCGAAAGCATGTCGGTCAGAGTTCGAGTTCGGGGTTGCCACTCTGATGGCGTTGAAGCTACGAGCTGCACGACAGCATCGAGCAACCGACTTTGTGACGTGCCCAATCCGGCCGTTTTGCAAACCACTTTTCGCGATCGGGTTGTTCGTCGTAAGGGTAACGCAGCATTTCGTACAACTCGTCCACCAAAGACGCATCGCCATCGGCGGCTTTGTCAATCGCGAGTTGGGCCATGTAGTTTCGCAGCACATATTTCGGATTCACGGCGTTCATTCGCTTTGCCCGTTCTTCGTCCGTTGCCTTCGCACGAGAAAGACGACACAGGTAGCGTTCAAACCAACTTCGCCATCGCTCGAGAGTTTCCCCGGCAAGTTCCTCGGGCTTGTAAAACGCATCGAGAACTGGATTCAAAAAAGCATCGTTCTCGTCAAACAATTGATTGCTCGACACACTTGCCAGAAGCCGGAAAAAGATCGTCATGTCAGTTTCGGTCAACTGCAGAACCGTTTCCAAGTCGGCCAGCAGGGAAGCATCTTCGTCGCGAATGTCGTCCAAGCCGATTTTGGAGCCGAGCATCCTGTCATAGGCCTTTTCGTAGTGTTGGACGGCTTTGTTGAGGTCGCCCTGCAACGACTCTGCGTCCTCCGTAAGCGGATAGATCGCGTTGGCCAGTTGCACCAGATTCCAGAACACGATTTGGGGTTGGTTTCCGAAACGATATCGACCTTGTCCGGCGTCCGTCGTGTTGGGTGTCCAATTTCGGTCGTACCCTTCCAGCCAACCATACGGCCCATAGTCGATCGTTTCCCCGTGAATCGACATGTTGTCGGTGTTCATCACGCCGTGAACAAACCCGACGCGTTGCCAGTGGATGACCATGTCGATCGAGCGGCACGCGACTTCTTCAAAAAACTGGCTGTATCCATTCTTTCCGGGTTTAATCGCCGGAAAGTAATGCTTGATCGTATAGTCAGTCAGTCGACGAAGAGACAGCGTGTCGCCTCGCGATGCAAAGATCTGGAAGTTGCCAAAGCGAATGAAGCTTGGCGCGACACGACACACCACTGCGCCGGGTTCGTACTCGGGATTCCCGTCGTACATGACATCTCTCATGACGCTGTCGCCGGTCGTGACCAGTGACAATGATCGAGTCGTCGGCACGCCAAGGTGGTACATCGCTTCGCTGCACAAGTGTTCGCGCAGCGACGACCGCAGTACGGCCAAACCATCGGCCGTGCGAGAATAAGGCGTTTCGCCAGCTCCCTTCAACTGCAAGGTCCAACGTTTCCCCGCGTGCGAGACTTCGGCCAAGTTGATCGCGCGGCCGTCGCCAAGTTGGCCTGCCCAATTTCCAAACTGGTGCCCGCCGTAACACATCGCGTACGGCCTCGCCCCGTCCGGCACACTTGCACCACTGAACGTACGAAGGAATTCGTCGGATCGCACGTCCTCGGGCGACAAGCCCAACATTTCTGCGACATCGGGTGCGAAATGCAACAGCCTTGGGGCCGTCGGTGCGCGCGGCGTCGTGAACGAGAATGCGGCATCGTACACCTGCCGACGTCCGTCGGACGTTTCCTTATCCGCCGGCAATTCGACATTGAAATGGTCGTCGAGGTGAAGTCGCATGGTGGCCACGTTTTTCGTTGAACAGCGGAAGGTTGGATCAAAAAACTCACGGACTAGTTCTCGGGCGTCGGGTCAGGACCCAATCTTTTCGCGGGAAGTGACACGTGTATCCGCCAGGCGTCCGCAACAGGTAGTCTTGGTGTTCTGGTTCGGCTTCCCAGAAATCGCTGGCCGGCTCAACTTCGGTCACGACCTTCCCGGGCCATAGTCCGGACGCATTCACATCCTCGATCGCGTCCAAGGCGACCTCCTTTTGTTCTTCACTCGTGTAGTAAATCGCAGACCGATACGACTTTCCACGGTCGTTGCCTTGTCGGTCCTTCGTCGTCGGGTCATGAACCTGAAAAAAGAACTCCAGCATCTTGCGGAAGTCCGTTTGGTCTGGGTCGTAAACGACTTCGATCGCTTCGGCGTGGTCGCCATGGTTGCGATAGGTTGCGTTGGGCACGTCGCCGCCGGTGTATCCGACGCGTGTGGAAACCACTCCGGGAAGCTTTCGGAACAGATCTTCCATCCCCCAAAAGCACCCGCCTGCTAGTACGGCTCGCTCAGTCATCGGAATTATTCCTCATTAACTCGTTAAAACGAAATCCTGCTTGCGCAGTTCATGGATACCTACCATCGCTACTTGGGCATTGACGTGGAAGTCATTGAAAATGACGCGTCATGCGTTGTTGATGATCACAACCCAAGGTGTATCACTGGTTCGGCACTTACACATGATATCGGGCAAGCAAGATCCACCGACATCTGCAAAACGAGAATGTCTAGCTGAACAACGCCACTTTGGATGGATTTCACCGGAATTCGTGGTACTTCCGCACACGCTAGTCGCTTTTGCATTAGCCACGGTACTACGCGTGAAAACCGGGGCTAACGCCCAAACGGCTAATCCAAAGTGGCGCTGTCCAGCTAGGTCGTATTTTCTAGCGGTCCGGCTCGTTTGTCGACCGTGTTGTCATCGTGTCGTTGATCGGAGGCAACGCGATGCAATCCCCATTGCAGCCTCGATTTCGTTCCGACGCATGCCCAAGTCAGTTCCCGATCACCGGCGCCAGATAGATGTCTCGATAGGCCACGTTGGTATGGTCGCCCTGCAAGTGGATGGGGCCGGGAGCATAGGGGTCGGTGAAAACGGCTCCTCCGGTCGGTCCGGGCACCGGTTGATTGTCGATGACTTTCTCGCCATTGAGCACGACCGTCACGTGCCGGTCGACCAACGTAAGATCGTAGGTTTGCCATAGGCCACCCGTTTTGCCCGCGTTCTTGGACGGTGCGATGGCCCCGAAGATCGCACCGACACCTTGGATCCCTTGCATTCGACTATCGCGATCCACCACCTGGGCTTCGTACATGCCTCGCAAGTAGACACCGCTGTTGCGATTCTCTTCGATTAGAAACTCGATGTGCAACCAAAAGTCTTCGAATACGTCTTCGGTTCGCAGGTTGGCAAATGCCCCCGTTGCGCTGAAGTCTGTCTTCGGAGTCGTGTTCACAAGCAATCCGCCTTTGACGCTCCATCCATTGACTTTGTCGGACTCATGCGGTCGCCAGCCCGTCATATCCTTTCCGTTAAATAATGCGACCGGATGCCCAAAGCGGACCTTGGACAAGTCGGGTGGCGTTGTCGGCAGTGGCGGAATCTTCTTTCCCGTAAACATCTCACCTTCCGACGTACCATCCTTTGTCGTGGTCACGATCATGCCATCAAGCTTTCCGTCTTTCATGCCCACATCCACAGTCTTGGTCGAGGTGGCTTTTTTGTTTTGGCCGAGCGTGAACGTCAAACGCCCGTCGGATTCCTTGACGTTCTTATGAGGACCATCCGAGCCAACATGCAACCGCATCCGCACGACCGTTTCTCCATCGACTTTCTTGATGCTCAACCAAGCTGGAGTTTTCGATGCAAGCTGAAGCGACCAATCGCCGGCAAGTTCCTCGTCTTGTGCCGTCGATACCAGCGTGCTCGCAACAACGACGCACAGACAGCCGATAAACCGACGAAGCACAGCGGCAACGATGAATCCGTGATTTCGTAGCATCGTAAAGACCGGTTCGGTGAGTGTTGAATGAATGTACAAAGCTTGTTTGTCTCGCAGCGATTGGAAATCGAATGGTCTACGGATGGAAGAGACCCAATGCGTAGGCGGCGTTCTTTTGCGTCGCTTCCGTGCGACTTGTCTTTTTGGGTGCGGAGCCTTCGATGATCAGCCAGCCTGGATACTGCATGGCACGAAGGAGCGATTTAATTCTGGAAAAGTCGATCGTGCCATCGCCAAGCAATTCATCGTTTTCTTTGATGTGAACCTCGCAAATACTTTCGCAGCCAAGGCTCTGTATTTCGGCATAGATGTCGTAACCCATGCGGGCTGAGTTTCCTGTGTCGTAGTAGACTTTCACGGCGGGCGATCCAACACTTTCGATGATGTATCGAAGATCGGTTTCGTCGAGCAAGGTTTCCAAACCAAGGATCAAGCCGTGCTCTTCGGCGACGGGAGCCAACCGCTTCAGCGTCTTGATCACGGCCTCCATTCGTTCGGGGTTGCCGTTGATATCAGCTTTGCCAAAGAACGCCAGCAAAACAATTTTGGGCGACACCTTCGCCGCCAACTCGCGATCGGTCAGTTGCGAAGCTTCCTCGTTCATCTTGATCATCGCGTCCATGCAATCGGATACCAGCTGTTCGGCTTCTTCGGTTGTCGCCAACGGGATCTGATTCAATATGCCGATACCAAGCGATGCGATCGCGACGTCGGTCGTTCTGACAACCTCGCGAATCGTGTCGCGATTCTCGCGAGTTCGCAAATCGAGCCCAACACCTGGTTTTCCAAACGAGTACTGAATCCCCATCAGTCGCGTTTCTTTCGCGAAGTAAAACGAATCGGCGCTGAGGGGCATCTTGATCGACCAGTCGCACGTTCCGATCCTGAACGGCTTGGTCGCAGGTGGATCGCCAGCGAACGCCAAAGGCGAAAGAACAACGAACAACGCGATCGCAACGGCTTGGATAGTCGGACTTGATTTCATGCTATTTCGTTTCACCTGGCGGTACTGGATCAATCTGCAAGTGACTATCAAACCAATTGAGGAATTGAACTTCATCGACTTGTTTGTCTGGCCATCCGTGCTTGGCGCCTTCCTTGACCACCAACTCAACCGGAACCCCTTTCGATTCGGCCACCCGCTTGAAGCTTTGCGCTTGGAACAGGGGCACAATGGGATCGGCGTCACCATGGATGATGAAAACGGGCGGAGTACGTTCGCTAATGTGATAGATCGACGACATGTGGCGACCGAGTACTTGCCGTGTTTCCGCTGTTTTCGATTCGTCACCGAACGCGGGTTGCCATTTCTCTTGTTTGCTGACGCCAACGCAATCGTCACCGGGTTCACTCCAGTTGAGGTAATCCGTCGGCGGATAGAAGACACATGCGGCCTGCACGGCACTGCTGGCGCGGTCGATGGGATCCTTTGCATTTGGATCGCCGGGGCCTCCCTTCGTCGCCAAGACAAGGCTCAAATGACCACCGGCGCTGCTGCCTGTGACTCCGATGCGATTGGGATCGATATCCCACTGGTCGGCGTGCGTACGAATGTACCGAACGGCGCGATGCATGAAATCCATGATGTCGCGAACTTGGTACCGCGGTTGCGAACCGTGGAAGACTGTGAAAACAGTGTAACCGTGATCGGTGTACGGCTTTGGGAAGTCGTCGTCAACAACTTCGTACTTCGACTTCCAACCGCCGCTGACGATCTTGATGATCCCAATTCCGTTCGGATTTGCGGGTTTGAAAACGTCAAACGTCAGCGCGACACCCTCGGTGCGATGGTAAATCACATCACGCTCGCGAACGACCTGTGCCGTCGCCGAACTTGGCGAGAGGATCATCGCGGTTAGTGCGACACTTAGAATGTGTAGAGATCTTGCACTCGTCAACTGATTCGTCCTTCGCCTTTCTTCGATTCCGGATACGTGCCCTAAGCTACGCTGGGAGCGATGGCGGTGTACCGTTTAACTAAGAAAAATCGTCGATTCTGCGCAGATTTTTGCGAAGACGGGGTTTCAAGGACTGATGCGCGAAGCCTTGTTCACGTCGCTGGCGCGACCGATTGAACGGACCGCGCGAGCGTTTGCTACGCTTGCGTACTCAGTGGAGGATCGTTTGCTGGATCACGACGACCACTGCGCGCGCCAGGTATCCAACCAACGCCCACGGTGTGATGCGTTTGACGTACCACACAAAGTCGATGTGTTCTAAACCCATCGCGGCGACACCGGCGGCGGAACCGATGATCAGGCAACTGCCACCGGTCCCGGCACAGTACGCCAACAACATCCAGAAGCGATCGTTGATCGGAAGGTCGTACATTTCGATCCCCGCCGCTACCAGGGGCACGTTGTCGACGACGGACGACACCAAACCAATGACCCCGGCAACGATGTCGCGGTTGGGAAGCACCGCGTCCAGCCAAGCAGCGGCCGAATGCAATATTCCCGTCGCTCCGAGCGCACCAACCGCCAACAAGATTCCAAGGAAGAACAGAATGCTGGACATGTCGACACGGCGCAGCGCCGCAAGCACTCCCGTCGTCGATCGCGTTTGCTCATCGAGTGTGTGGCCGACGATTTCGGAAACGACCCACAGCACCGATAGACTCAGCATCATGCCCATATACGGAGGCAGGTGAGTGTACGTCTTGAACAGGGGAACGCCCAGCAGGCCCAGCAGCCCGAGCGTCAAGAACAACCATTGGTGCCACGGTTGAATGTCTTTGGCAACATGCGATGCGGAAACTTCCGGCGGCGAGAACTCGCCAACCATCGAACGCGAGAAACCGATCAACGGCACGATCAAGCACACCAAACTGCCCAAGAACAGCTCGCCCATCACTTCGATGGTGCCCAATTTGTGCTTGATCCACAGCATCGTCGTCGTCACGTCGCCGATCACCGTCCATGCACCGCCAGCGTTGGCGGCGATCACAACCAAGCCAACGAAACGCAGTCGGTCTTCGCGATCACCAACCAGCTTTCGCAACAACGACACCATCACGATCGTTGTGGTCAAGTTGTCCAGAATCGCCGACAGGAAAAACGTCAGCAATCCAACGGTCCAAAGCAGTGTTCGTTTGTTTCGCGTCTTGATGCGATCGGTAACCAGTGCGAAGCCTTCATGCGCGTCAACCAGCTCGACAATCGTCATCGCGCCCATCAGGAAAAACAAAATGCTGGCGATCTCGCCCGTTTGGTGCAGGTGTTGAGCGTCGATGGCGAAGTGCAACGGCACGTCTACGATCTGTTCTGCGGCCGATTCTTGCTCGAACCAACTTGGAATGGACGCACGTGGCAAGAGGTCTGGCAAATTGACGACGTACAACGACCAACAGACGACGCCAATGAACAACGCGCTGGCTGCCTTGTTGATCTTCAGCTTGTGTTCAAACGCAATGGCCAAGTAGCCGAGGGCAAAGACAACGAGAATCAGAATGAGCATGAAAAAGGCATTTTATGATGGTGGAAGCAAGACTCATCGAGCAATTCGCGATTGGTTGACATAAAGCCTCCGCGTGGAACGGCACAATTCGCTCGTTTGTGACTCGGGTTAGCGCGCGTTGTCGATCGATTTTGCGACTTCGACGTCGGAGGTGCGTGCCGGTTTTCGCATTTCGCCTCGCTTTTGAAGCAGTGATTCGGCCGCGTGATGTCGCGAATGGATACCGGGTGCAGGCCACAGCCCGCCACCGATGATCAACAGTGTTAGCAACACGATCGCCAATCGTTCCGACGGCTTGGCCTTCATCGCGATGGATGTAGAGAAGCTGTGACCGGCAAAAATGCGGAAATACGCTTGCATGATCGCGATGCCGGTCATGGCCGCGGCGACCACGACTGCGATGCCGACGATGGGATAGACCGACACGGCACCCTCGACCAACAATTCCGCGCCTATAAATCCGACAGTACCGGGAAAACCGATCGAACCAAGGCCCGTTAATAAAAACAGGCCCGACAATTCCGGCATGTGTTCGGCAAGTCCGTGGAAGCGATCCAGGCTGAGTCGGCCGACGCGAGCTTCGACACTTCGCAGCGTCAGTCCCAAGCCGCCCAGCGAAAGACCCACCGACAACCAAAGGCAAAGTGCCCCCGTCAAGCCAATCGGTGTCACCAACTCCAACCCGACCAGCACGAGAGATGAACTGCTGAGCAACACGTAGCAAAAAAACTTGCGACCATCCGTCTCGACCAGCGCTCGACCCGCGGCGTAGACGGCCGTGATCAGGGACAAGATGGCGATGCTTTGAAGCGCCCAAGATGGGGCAATCGGCAGCACCAACCGCATCGCTGCATAGGCGCCTGTCATCGGCAACACGTGCAATAGTGACGTACCCAACGTCGCTCGCTCGAACATGTCGGTCATCCAACAATGAAGCGGCAAAATTCCGTTCCTTAGCAATGCGCCCACCGTCAACATCGCTCCCGCGACAAGCGTTAAGAAGCCGGCGTCGTTGGGAGTCGTTTCCGCGTCGGCGGGTAACAGCCAGTAGCCGCCAATCATGCAGATCGCGAACGGGATCATGTGCATCGTGTAGACACGAGTCGATTCGTTGCGGCGAAATCGCATTTCCCACCATGGAAACACGGCCCCAGCGATCAGCAACGCGATCAACAACCAATTGGCTCGGCAGCTGAACGTTGCCAGCAGAGTGGCTTCGTACAACAGCGTGCTCGAGAGTGAAAATCGGTCCAACTTGGTTCGCAGAGTCGACAACACCGTCAATAAGAACAACAACGCGACCATCGGCAACAACGGAGCATTGAGTTCGTCGATCACCAGCAAGTCTAAGTGAAACAGATTCGCGACGGCGTCCCAGTGGTCATGGGCTTCGAACGTGTCCAGACGAGCAAAGTCAACCCATTCGCCAACGGCACACAGCAGCGTCGCGACACAGAAACCAATGCTCAGTCGACGAGCCAGGTCACGATTTTTGGGCAGCTTCACAACAGCGGCGCCAACCAGAGGGATCAGGATCGATAGTTCAAGCCAAGGGAGAAGCAGTTCAGGCATTTCAGGTGTATCAGTTGATTGCGGATGTCAGGGATCGTCGAATCGGTCTAAGGTGTCTTCGGCGAGTCTCCGTTAGACAGAAACTGGGTCCAACGTTCTTCGATGCGTCCCGACCACTGAAAGAACTTGACGATCGGTCGAGCGAACATGCGGTACAGCATCGAATCCAAATAGCCGCGTTCGTTACAAGCTCGGTAGAGCCAAGCCCAGCGGTCGGCTGATCCGCCGCCGCTGTCAGACACAGCCGCGCGGGGCAATCCGCCGCCGATGGCGTCCTCTAAATTGAAATAGTCTTTCAACAGCGAAGGTGCACGTAACAATTGCAACGTCCTTAGCAGCGCGTGGCCGATGATGTGGATGAGGGCCAAATAGCGAAGACCCAATCCGATCTCCACCGTGATGATTCCGACCTGAGTCAGCGAAGCGAAACCGAGTGCTGTCTTGACATCCGTTTGGACTCGCGAGGTCAGACCACCGTAAATGGCCGTGATCGCGCCGACGGTAACAACGGCAATCTGCAGCGGAAAGGAAACGTCCAGCAGAGGGCTGACGCGAAGCAGCAGGTAGGTGCCCAAGTGAATCGAAAGTGCGCCGTAGAACACAGCACTCGACGGTGTCGGTCCCTCCATGGCTCGAGGCAACCACCCCGAAAACGGCACCATCCCAGATTTTCCAGCCGCCGCAACCAACAGCAGCAGTCCTACGACCAACGCAGGTTGTGCTGCGATACTTGCGACACCCTCGGGCCAGGGGCCAGTTCCCATCAGTCCCTCAAAGTCGCCCGCACCGGTCAGGTGATGCAGCAAGAGCGCGGCAATCAAGAAAGCTGCATCGGCGATGCGATAGACGATCCACACTCGCAAGCCGTTCCGCACGGGCGATTGTCGATCTTGAAAAAATGCGATCAATAGGGCTGATGAAAGCCCCACCAGTTCCCAGCCCAAAAACAGCGTTTCAATCGTTCCGGCTAATGTCGAAATAACCATCCCCAGAAAGAACACCGCATAGAACAGAAAGAACCGTTGGTATCCCGGATCGCGGTGTAGGTAAGCTCGGGTGAACGCGCCCACTGTTCCACACAGCACGAACGTCATGATCGCAAAGGGAACCGATAACCGGTCAAACACAAATTTCAAATGAAAGTGAAAGTGCTGTTGTTCGATCGCCACCCAGTCGCCCAATTCGATCGGAACTTGACGCTGATCCGTGATCAGCATGATGGCCAACACGCCCACGCATCCGATCAAGCCGATAACGACGCTGACCTGAGTTACGAACGACGTGATCCGCTCACCGAGACGAATGCCAAAAAGCGGCGTGAGTCCAAGGACGGTCAACAACGCCGCCGGGGCGATCAAAGCGATCGCGCCTGAGAGTTCTAAGAGAGTTTGAGTTTGCATGGAGAAGAATCGATGTGGGGTTCAGATCTCACAGAAATTTCGGCGAGCTAGGATCTTGGCACTTCGTAGAAGCATCGGGGCCGAATGGAATCGATCGCAAGGCTTGTCCAGTAAGGCTAAGGTGAGACTGAGTTTGCCGAAGGCCAACCCGCGTCGCACCAAGCGAAGGGCAGGTTTTCACGGTGGCCGCGGAACCAAGCCACCGAATCTTTTGCCGACGGCAGTTTGGTCGCGTCGGGCGTGAACGGAACAAACTCGCCGTTTCGGTAAACCTGAATCGACGACGATTCATGATCCAGCACCGCCACTTGGACCCAATTGCCGCGACAAAGTCGGCCAATGCCCTCGTGGCGATCCATAATGCTGAGCAACGCCGCCGGGGTCGTTTCAATCACAAAAAGGATGCGCATCGGTTCGTGAATCTCGATCATCTGACGATAGAGACCCGTCCGCAAATCGCTGTTCGCACCCTCCATCACACCGAGGAGCGATACGATGTTGTGGGGCAACTTGGTTCCCGAACCGTATTTTTTGTTGTCGACGGCGGAGAAGTAATACTCCAAGTTGATACCACCACAAACTGGAATCGCAGCGGACAGAATTCGCAACAAGATGGCGTGATCGGATGTGTCTTGCCGGGAATCATACGAAGTCAAAAACGATCGGCGATCTAAAA is part of the Rubripirellula tenax genome and encodes:
- a CDS encoding alpha/beta hydrolase; this translates as MILSPSSATAQVVRERDVIYHRTEGVALTFDVFKPANPNGIGIIKIVSGGWKSKYEVVDDDFPKPYTDHGYTVFTVFHGSQPRYQVRDIMDFMHRAVRYIRTHADQWDIDPNRIGVTGSSAGGHLSLVLATKGGPGDPNAKDPIDRASSAVQAACVFYPPTDYLNWSEPGDDCVGVSKQEKWQPAFGDESKTAETRQVLGRHMSSIYHISERTPPVFIIHGDADPIVPLFQAQSFKRVAESKGVPVELVVKEGAKHGWPDKQVDEVQFLNWFDSHLQIDPVPPGETK
- the nhaD gene encoding sodium:proton antiporter NhaD; translation: MLILILVVFALGYLAIAFEHKLKINKAASALFIGVVCWSLYVVNLPDLLPRASIPSWFEQESAAEQIVDVPLHFAIDAQHLHQTGEIASILFFLMGAMTIVELVDAHEGFALVTDRIKTRNKRTLLWTVGLLTFFLSAILDNLTTTIVMVSLLRKLVGDREDRLRFVGLVVIAANAGGAWTVIGDVTTTMLWIKHKLGTIEVMGELFLGSLVCLIVPLIGFSRSMVGEFSPPEVSASHVAKDIQPWHQWLFLTLGLLGLLGVPLFKTYTHLPPYMGMMLSLSVLWVVSEIVGHTLDEQTRSTTGVLAALRRVDMSSILFFLGILLAVGALGATGILHSAAAWLDAVLPNRDIVAGVIGLVSSVVDNVPLVAAGIEMYDLPINDRFWMLLAYCAGTGGSCLIIGSAAGVAAMGLEHIDFVWYVKRITPWALVGYLARAVVVVIQQTILH
- a CDS encoding proton-conducting transporter transmembrane domain-containing protein; its protein translation is MPELLLPWLELSILIPLVGAAVVKLPKNRDLARRLSIGFCVATLLCAVGEWVDFARLDTFEAHDHWDAVANLFHLDLLVIDELNAPLLPMVALLFLLTVLSTLRTKLDRFSLSSTLLYEATLLATFSCRANWLLIALLIAGAVFPWWEMRFRRNESTRVYTMHMIPFAICMIGGYWLLPADAETTPNDAGFLTLVAGAMLTVGALLRNGILPLHCWMTDMFERATLGTSLLHVLPMTGAYAAMRLVLPIAPSWALQSIAILSLITAVYAAGRALVETDGRKFFCYVLLSSSSLVLVGLELVTPIGLTGALCLWLSVGLSLGGLGLTLRSVEARVGRLSLDRFHGLAEHMPELSGLFLLTGLGSIGFPGTVGFIGAELLVEGAVSVYPIVGIAVVVAAAMTGIAIMQAYFRIFAGHSFSTSIAMKAKPSERLAIVLLTLLIIGGGLWPAPGIHSRHHAAESLLQKRGEMRKPARTSDVEVAKSIDNAR
- a CDS encoding proton-conducting transporter transmembrane domain-containing protein, with the protein product MQTQTLLELSGAIALIAPAALLTVLGLTPLFGIRLGERITSFVTQVSVVIGLIGCVGVLAIMLITDQRQVPIELGDWVAIEQQHFHFHLKFVFDRLSVPFAIMTFVLCGTVGAFTRAYLHRDPGYQRFFLFYAVFFLGMVISTLAGTIETLFLGWELVGLSSALLIAFFQDRQSPVRNGLRVWIVYRIADAAFLIAALLLHHLTGAGDFEGLMGTGPWPEGVASIAAQPALVVGLLLLVAAAGKSGMVPFSGWLPRAMEGPTPSSAVFYGALSIHLGTYLLLRVSPLLDVSFPLQIAVVTVGAITAIYGGLTSRVQTDVKTALGFASLTQVGIITVEIGLGLRYLALIHIIGHALLRTLQLLRAPSLLKDYFNLEDAIGGGLPRAAVSDSGGGSADRWAWLYRACNERGYLDSMLYRMFARPIVKFFQWSGRIEERWTQFLSNGDSPKTP